In Streptomyces alboniger, the following are encoded in one genomic region:
- a CDS encoding SRPBCC family protein: MGVVRNEHERVVEASAEAVGALLDRLSAEDDPIFPTPAWEPMIFDRPLGVGATGGHGPIRYEVAAYEPGRRVRFAFTPPGEGFHELTVEPLAEGRCRVRHVLETRWRGVDRLLWPTAIRPAHDSMMEELFDNIERAVAGGCARPVRWSPWLRLLHRLWWSRPRTVEVPPEARLLHASMERPGYQDAYRMDMFPGLPRDPEAWTGILRDAFPVIAREGGELLMDVNTAGLTARASILVDERHVTLSTAVRADNRRARLYWSAVRLAHPFMARMMLRRAHRGLALAAPSAGERAARRGRSPVSAPSHLVSG, translated from the coding sequence ATGGGAGTCGTGCGCAACGAACACGAGCGGGTCGTCGAGGCTTCGGCGGAGGCGGTCGGGGCGCTGCTCGACCGGCTGTCCGCCGAGGACGACCCGATCTTCCCCACTCCGGCCTGGGAGCCGATGATCTTCGATCGCCCTCTCGGCGTGGGCGCGACCGGCGGCCACGGCCCGATCCGGTACGAGGTCGCGGCCTACGAACCGGGCCGCCGCGTCCGCTTCGCCTTCACCCCGCCCGGCGAGGGCTTCCACGAGCTGACCGTCGAGCCGCTGGCCGAGGGCCGCTGCCGGGTCCGGCACGTCCTGGAGACGCGCTGGCGCGGTGTGGACCGGCTCCTGTGGCCGACGGCGATCCGCCCGGCCCACGACTCGATGATGGAAGAACTGTTCGACAACATCGAGCGCGCGGTGGCGGGCGGCTGCGCCCGCCCCGTCCGCTGGTCGCCCTGGCTGCGCCTGCTCCACCGCCTCTGGTGGAGCAGGCCCCGGACCGTCGAGGTCCCGCCGGAGGCCCGTCTGCTCCACGCCTCGATGGAACGGCCCGGATACCAGGACGCGTACCGCATGGACATGTTCCCTGGGCTGCCCCGGGACCCCGAGGCGTGGACCGGCATCCTGCGCGACGCCTTCCCGGTCATCGCGCGCGAGGGAGGCGAACTGCTGATGGACGTGAACACGGCGGGCCTGACCGCCCGCGCCTCGATCCTGGTCGACGAGCGGCACGTCACGCTGAGCACGGCCGTGCGGGCGGACAACCGGCGTGCGCGGCTCTACTGGAGCGCGGTCAGGCTCGCCCACCCCTTCATGGCCCGCATGATGCTCCGCCGCGCCCACCGCGGGCTCGCCCTCGCGGCGCCGAGCGCGGGCGAGCGGGCCGCGCGGCGGGGCCGCTCGCCCGTGTCTGCTCCGTCTCACTTGGTGAGCGGGTGA
- a CDS encoding anthranilate synthase family protein, producing the protein MQPTVLADLLSDDRPFALLRRRTPGRDHDTVEVLIGPTGTYDRLADIPDGLALVPFRQLGERGFDVRDDGTPLTVLTPEESHELPLDAALSALPAHQVRVRGGAFDVDDTAYADIVGRVLREEIGRGEGANFVIRRTYEGEIPEFGRADALALFRRLLAGERGAYWTYVVHTGDRTLVGASPEVHVRMSGGTVVMNPISGTYRYPAGGPTPDGLLAFLADGKETEELSMVVDEELKMMCTVGDMGGVVVGPRLKEMAHLAHTEYELRGKSSLDVREVLKETMFAATVTGSPVQNACRVIERHETGGRGYYAGALALIGRSAGSGGREGGVGAQTLDSPILIRTADISASGRLRVPVGATLVRGSDPAGEVAETHAKAAGVLAALGVRPGRPREEGARPALADDPRVRAALDGRRDRLAPFWLRMQEPARELTGHALVVDGEDTFTAMLAHVLRSLGLAVSVRRYDETGLREAVRAHRGPVVLGPGPGDPSDLTDPKMRFLRSLTAEVLRGHEYGVLGVCLGHELIAAELGLEIVRKDVPYQGAQIDVDLFGRAETVGFYNSFVARCDDEAAAELAAHAVEVSRDRTNGEVHAVRGSSFAGVQFHPESVLTLRGTAIVRELLGQILAAAGTRTFSERRPSV; encoded by the coding sequence ATGCAGCCCACCGTCCTCGCCGACCTCCTGTCCGACGACCGCCCGTTCGCCCTGCTGCGCCGCCGCACACCCGGCCGCGACCACGACACGGTCGAGGTCCTCATCGGCCCCACGGGTACCTACGACCGGCTGGCGGACATCCCCGACGGCCTGGCGCTCGTGCCCTTCCGGCAGCTCGGGGAGCGCGGCTTCGACGTCCGCGACGACGGCACGCCGCTGACCGTCCTCACCCCCGAGGAGAGTCACGAACTCCCGCTCGACGCGGCCCTGTCGGCGCTGCCCGCGCACCAGGTGCGGGTCCGCGGCGGCGCCTTCGACGTGGACGACACGGCGTACGCGGACATCGTGGGGCGCGTCCTGCGCGAGGAGATCGGGCGGGGCGAGGGCGCCAACTTCGTCATCCGCCGTACGTACGAGGGTGAGATCCCGGAGTTCGGCAGAGCGGACGCCCTGGCGCTCTTCCGGCGGCTCCTGGCGGGCGAGCGGGGCGCGTACTGGACGTACGTCGTGCACACCGGCGACCGGACGCTCGTGGGGGCGAGCCCCGAGGTGCATGTGCGGATGTCCGGCGGGACGGTCGTCATGAACCCCATCAGCGGCACGTACCGCTACCCGGCCGGCGGGCCGACCCCCGACGGGCTGCTCGCCTTCCTCGCCGACGGCAAGGAGACCGAGGAGCTGTCGATGGTCGTCGACGAGGAGCTGAAGATGATGTGCACCGTCGGCGACATGGGCGGTGTCGTGGTCGGGCCGCGCCTGAAGGAGATGGCCCATCTCGCGCACACCGAGTACGAGTTGCGCGGCAAGTCGTCGCTCGACGTGCGCGAGGTCCTGAAGGAGACCATGTTCGCGGCGACCGTCACCGGGTCGCCGGTGCAGAACGCCTGCCGGGTCATCGAGCGGCACGAGACCGGCGGACGGGGCTACTACGCCGGCGCCCTCGCGCTCATCGGCAGGTCCGCGGGGAGTGGTGGGCGGGAAGGGGGCGTCGGCGCACAGACCCTGGACTCCCCCATCCTGATCCGCACCGCCGACATCTCCGCCTCCGGGAGGCTTCGGGTGCCGGTCGGCGCGACGCTCGTGCGCGGCTCGGACCCGGCGGGCGAAGTCGCGGAGACCCATGCGAAGGCGGCGGGGGTGCTCGCCGCGCTGGGGGTGCGCCCCGGACGCCCGCGCGAGGAGGGCGCGCGGCCCGCCCTCGCCGACGATCCACGCGTGCGTGCGGCACTGGACGGGCGGCGGGACCGCCTCGCGCCGTTCTGGCTGCGGATGCAGGAACCGGCCCGCGAGCTGACCGGGCACGCGCTCGTCGTGGACGGCGAGGACACGTTCACGGCGATGCTCGCGCACGTCCTGCGCTCCCTGGGCCTCGCGGTGTCGGTGCGGCGGTACGACGAGACGGGGCTGCGGGAGGCGGTGCGCGCGCACCGGGGGCCCGTCGTGCTCGGCCCGGGCCCCGGGGACCCGTCCGACCTCACCGACCCGAAGATGCGGTTCCTGCGCTCGCTGACGGCGGAGGTGCTCCGGGGCCACGAGTACGGCGTGCTCGGCGTCTGCCTCGGGCACGAGCTGATCGCGGCCGAGCTGGGCCTGGAGATCGTACGGAAGGACGTGCCGTACCAGGGCGCGCAGATCGACGTCGACCTGTTCGGGCGAGCCGAGACCGTCGGGTTCTACAACAGCTTCGTGGCGCGCTGCGACGACGAGGCGGCGGCGGAGCTGGCCGCGCACGCCGTGGAGGTCAGCAGGGACCGGACGAACGGGGAGGTCCACGCGGTGCGCGGGTCCTCCTTCGCGGGCGTGCAGTTCCATCCGGAGTCGGTGCTGACGCTGCGCGGGACCGCGATCGTGCGGGAACTGCTCGGTCAGATCCTGGCCGCGGCCGGGACGAGGACGTTCTCGGAGCGGCGGCCCTCCGTGTAG
- a CDS encoding 2-hydroxyacid dehydrogenase encodes MEILAFGVQSDERPLIEKAFEGHHDVRCLDVFLNEDTAPIAAGYEIISSSVNATLDNHVLQTLAAGGTQMIAQRSTGFNNIDLQVAERLGLTVARVSYYSPYSVAEFAWTLAMAVNRRIVRASNRTRDFDFRLDGLMGRDLRGRTVGVLGTGKIGEAFTRIAHGFGMELLGWDAVRNPACVELGMTYVEKEQLFAEADLISLHVPLLPSTQHIVGAAALRTMKDDAILVNSSRGGLIDTEALVAELRAGRFTGVGLDVYEAEAGLFFLDKSLEVVEDDTLARLVTFPNVVVTSHQAYYTADAVGQIIDTTLRNVLDYTEGRRSENVLVPAAARI; translated from the coding sequence ATGGAGATCCTCGCATTCGGCGTGCAGTCCGACGAGCGCCCGCTGATCGAGAAGGCCTTCGAGGGACACCACGACGTCCGCTGTCTCGACGTCTTCCTGAACGAGGACACCGCCCCCATCGCCGCGGGTTACGAGATCATCTCCTCCAGCGTCAACGCGACCCTGGACAACCACGTGCTGCAAACCCTCGCCGCCGGTGGCACGCAGATGATCGCCCAGCGTTCCACCGGGTTCAACAACATCGACCTCCAGGTCGCCGAGCGCCTCGGCCTGACCGTCGCCCGCGTCTCGTACTACTCGCCGTACTCCGTGGCCGAGTTCGCCTGGACCCTCGCGATGGCCGTCAACCGCCGCATCGTCCGCGCGAGCAACCGCACCCGCGACTTCGACTTCCGCCTCGACGGCCTGATGGGCCGCGATCTGCGCGGCCGCACCGTCGGCGTGCTCGGCACCGGCAAGATCGGTGAGGCGTTCACCCGGATCGCGCACGGCTTCGGCATGGAGCTGCTCGGCTGGGACGCCGTGCGGAACCCCGCCTGCGTCGAGCTGGGCATGACGTACGTGGAGAAGGAGCAGCTCTTCGCCGAGGCCGACCTGATCAGCCTGCACGTGCCGCTGCTCCCCTCGACCCAGCACATCGTCGGCGCCGCCGCGCTGCGGACGATGAAGGACGACGCGATCCTGGTGAACTCCAGCCGCGGCGGGCTGATCGACACCGAGGCCCTCGTGGCGGAGCTGCGCGCCGGGCGTTTCACGGGCGTCGGCCTGGACGTGTACGAGGCCGAGGCGGGCCTGTTCTTCCTCGACAAGTCCCTGGAGGTCGTCGAGGACGACACCCTGGCCCGCCTCGTGACGTTCCCGAACGTGGTGGTCACCTCCCACCAGGCCTACTACACCGCGGACGCGGTCGGCCAGATCATCGACACCACCCTGCGCAACGTCCTGGACTACACGGAGGGCCGCCGCTCCGAGAACGTCCTCGTCCCGGCCGCGGCCAGGATCTGA
- a CDS encoding class II 3-deoxy-7-phosphoheptulonate synthase, which produces MTVNAKTTATGGNTWRNLPAAQQPEYPDAEALRDVIADLESYPPLVFAGECDQLRARLASVAKGEAFLLQGGDCAEAFDAVSADHIRNKLKTLLQMGAVLTYAASVPVVKVGRIAGQYSKPRSKPTETRDGVTLPTYRGDSVNGFAFTEEARIPDPERLKRMYNASASTLNLVRAFTTGGYADLRQVHAWNQDFVKSSPSGQRYEQLAREIDNALNFMRACGTDPEEFKTVEFYASHEALLLDYESALTRVDSRTGRLYDTSGHMVWIGERTRQLDGAHIEFASQVRNPIGVKLGPTTTAEEALQYIERLDPDREPGRLTFIVRMGADKVRDKLPELVEKVTASGATVAWITDPMHGNTYEAASGHKTRRFDDVLDEVKGFFEVHKALGTHPGGIHVELTGDDVTECVGGGDEIFVDDLHQRYETACDPRLNRSQSLDLAFLVAEMYRDQ; this is translated from the coding sequence GTGACCGTGAACGCTAAGACCACCGCTACCGGTGGCAACACCTGGCGAAACCTGCCCGCGGCGCAGCAGCCCGAGTACCCCGATGCCGAGGCTCTGCGCGATGTGATCGCGGACCTCGAGTCGTATCCCCCGCTCGTCTTCGCGGGCGAGTGCGACCAGCTGCGCGCCCGACTGGCCTCTGTCGCCAAGGGAGAGGCGTTCCTGCTCCAGGGCGGCGACTGCGCCGAGGCCTTCGACGCCGTGTCGGCCGACCACATCCGCAACAAGCTGAAGACCCTGCTCCAGATGGGCGCCGTCCTCACGTACGCGGCGTCCGTGCCCGTCGTGAAGGTGGGCCGCATCGCGGGGCAGTACTCCAAGCCGCGCTCCAAGCCGACCGAGACCCGCGACGGCGTGACGCTCCCGACCTACCGGGGCGACTCCGTCAACGGCTTCGCCTTCACCGAAGAGGCCCGGATCCCGGACCCCGAGCGCCTGAAGCGGATGTACAACGCCTCCGCCTCCACGCTCAACCTGGTCCGCGCCTTCACCACCGGCGGCTACGCCGACCTGCGCCAGGTGCACGCCTGGAACCAGGACTTCGTGAAGTCGTCCCCCTCCGGCCAGCGGTACGAGCAGCTGGCCCGCGAGATCGACAACGCGCTCAACTTCATGCGGGCCTGCGGCACCGACCCGGAGGAGTTCAAGACCGTCGAGTTCTACGCCTCCCACGAGGCGCTGCTGCTCGACTACGAGTCGGCGCTGACCCGCGTCGACTCCCGCACCGGCCGGCTGTACGACACCTCGGGCCACATGGTCTGGATCGGCGAGCGCACCCGTCAACTGGACGGCGCGCACATCGAGTTCGCCTCCCAGGTGCGCAACCCCATCGGCGTCAAGCTCGGCCCGACCACCACGGCCGAGGAGGCGCTCCAGTACATCGAGCGCCTCGACCCCGACCGCGAGCCCGGCCGGCTGACCTTCATCGTCCGCATGGGCGCCGACAAGGTCCGCGACAAGCTGCCCGAGCTGGTCGAGAAGGTCACCGCGTCCGGCGCGACCGTCGCCTGGATCACCGACCCGATGCACGGCAACACCTACGAGGCGGCCTCCGGTCACAAGACCCGCCGCTTCGACGACGTGCTCGACGAGGTCAAGGGCTTCTTCGAGGTCCACAAGGCCCTCGGCACCCACCCGGGCGGCATCCACGTCGAGCTGACCGGTGACGACGTCACCGAGTGCGTGGGCGGCGGCGACGAGATCTTCGTCGACGACCTCCACCAGCGCTACGAGACGGCCTGCGACCCGCGGCTCAACCGCAGCCAGTCCCTGGACCTCGCGTTCCTGGTGGCGGAGATGTACCGCGACCAGTAG
- a CDS encoding 6-phosphofructokinase — MGAKKIGVLTGGGDCPGLNAVIRGIVRKGVQEYDYGFVGFRDGWRGPLEGDTVPLDIPAVRGILPRGGTILGSSRTNPFKAENGVRRIKENLAKYEVDSLIAIGGEDTLGVAARLTDEYGVPVVGVPKTIDNDLSATDYTFGFDTAVGIATEAIDRLHTTAESHMRVLVVEVMGRHAGWIALHSGLAGGANVILIPEQRFDVDQVCAWVTSRFKASYAPIVVVAEGAMPKDGEMVLKDGTQDSFGHVRLSGVGEWLAKEIEGRTGKEARTTVLGHVQRGGTPSAFDRWLATRFGLHAIEAVRDGDFGKMVALKGTDIVRVPIAEATAKLKTVDPALYTEVGVFFG; from the coding sequence ATGGGGGCCAAGAAAATCGGCGTACTGACCGGGGGCGGCGACTGCCCCGGGCTCAACGCCGTCATCCGGGGCATCGTCCGCAAGGGCGTTCAGGAGTACGACTACGGCTTCGTCGGCTTCCGGGACGGCTGGCGCGGTCCGCTGGAGGGCGACACCGTCCCGCTCGACATCCCGGCGGTCCGCGGCATCCTGCCGCGCGGCGGCACCATCCTCGGCTCCTCGCGCACCAACCCGTTCAAGGCGGAGAACGGCGTGCGCCGCATCAAGGAGAACCTCGCCAAGTACGAGGTCGACTCCCTGATCGCGATCGGCGGAGAGGACACGCTCGGTGTCGCCGCGCGCCTCACCGACGAGTACGGCGTCCCGGTCGTCGGCGTTCCGAAGACCATCGACAACGACCTCTCCGCCACCGACTACACCTTCGGCTTCGACACGGCGGTCGGCATCGCGACCGAGGCGATCGACCGGCTGCACACCACCGCCGAGTCCCACATGCGTGTTCTCGTCGTCGAGGTCATGGGCCGGCACGCGGGCTGGATCGCCCTGCACTCGGGCCTCGCGGGCGGCGCCAACGTCATCCTCATCCCCGAGCAGCGCTTCGACGTCGACCAGGTCTGCGCGTGGGTGACCTCGCGCTTCAAGGCGTCGTACGCCCCGATCGTCGTCGTCGCGGAAGGGGCGATGCCCAAGGACGGCGAGATGGTCCTCAAGGACGGTACGCAGGACTCCTTCGGGCACGTCCGCCTCTCCGGGGTCGGCGAGTGGCTCGCCAAGGAGATCGAGGGGCGCACCGGCAAGGAGGCGCGCACTACGGTCCTCGGGCACGTCCAGCGCGGCGGCACCCCGAGCGCCTTCGACCGCTGGCTCGCCACCCGCTTCGGCCTGCACGCGATCGAGGCCGTGCGCGACGGCGACTTCGGCAAGATGGTCGCGCTCAAGGGCACGGACATCGTCCGCGTCCCGATCGCGGAGGCGACGGCCAAACTGAAGACGGTGGACCCGGCGCTGTACACGGAGGTCGGCGTCTTCTTCGGCTGA
- a CDS encoding TetR/AcrR family transcriptional regulator: MVMAQRQRKKTPAKPRLSADDWADAALTAIGEGGLAAVAVEPLAVRLGTTKGSFYWHFAGRDALIEAALDRWAKLHTEGVITQVEAEPDPRKRIRLLFAEAITTATSGSLEVSLLATAGHPQVAAALRKVTERRVAYVAELFARLGFPEAEARRRGLLAYSVYLGHTQLGHAVPSVLPGEDELGAYIDDGLDLLMMR; this comes from the coding sequence ATGGTCATGGCGCAACGGCAGCGGAAGAAGACCCCGGCGAAACCCCGGCTGTCCGCCGACGACTGGGCGGACGCCGCGCTCACGGCGATCGGCGAGGGCGGCCTCGCGGCCGTCGCCGTGGAGCCCCTCGCCGTGCGTCTCGGCACCACCAAGGGCAGCTTCTACTGGCACTTCGCGGGCCGCGACGCGCTCATCGAGGCCGCTCTGGACCGGTGGGCGAAGCTCCACACCGAAGGGGTGATCACCCAGGTGGAGGCCGAGCCGGACCCACGCAAGCGGATCCGGCTGCTCTTCGCCGAGGCGATCACCACCGCCACGTCCGGCTCGCTGGAGGTCTCCCTGCTCGCGACCGCCGGGCACCCGCAGGTCGCCGCGGCCCTGCGGAAGGTGACTGAGCGCCGCGTGGCGTACGTCGCCGAGCTGTTCGCGCGGCTCGGCTTCCCCGAGGCGGAGGCGCGCCGACGCGGCCTGCTCGCGTACAGCGTCTATCTGGGCCACACCCAGCTCGGCCACGCGGTGCCCTCGGTGCTGCCGGGCGAGGACGAACTCGGCGCCTACATCGACGACGGCCTGGATCTCCTGATGATGCGCTAA
- a CDS encoding trp operon leader peptide, with protein MHAQTTTRNWWWPAHPAAH; from the coding sequence ATGCACGCGCAGACGACGACTCGTAACTGGTGGTGGCCCGCTCATCCGGCGGCCCACTGA